The following are encoded together in the Vagococcus intermedius genome:
- a CDS encoding MobC family plasmid mobilization relaxosome protein, with protein sequence MSEREIFEETFAEREPKRKEPKQISFRVSEPEFEKLKRSAESFQMSVPAFVKSKAQGAKLVTPKVDRAGAIEIAKQLRAIGNNVNQMARVTNTAELDTNTADNLASALKDVQEELQNVWETLV encoded by the coding sequence TTGAGCGAACGAGAGATTTTTGAGGAGACTTTTGCTGAGAGGGAACCGAAGCGAAAAGAGCCGAAACAAATCAGCTTTCGAGTGAGCGAACCCGAATTTGAAAAGTTGAAGCGCTCCGCTGAAAGTTTTCAAATGAGTGTGCCGGCTTTTGTCAAAAGCAAGGCACAAGGGGCTAAGCTCGTGACACCAAAAGTGGACCGAGCAGGCGCAATTGAAATCGCCAAACAATTACGAGCGATTGGCAACAATGTGAACCAAATGGCACGAGTTACTAATACCGCCGAATTGGATACCAATACAGCGGATAACCTAGCGTCTGCATTAAAAGACGTACAAGAGGAGTTGCAAAATGTATGGGAAACCCTTGTTTAA
- a CDS encoding relaxase/mobilization nuclease domain-containing protein, producing MKRMMATIKLARSTSCSRCINYAEPRTTVKSGLNCDVNYAKTQMKATRMIYGKDDKVQAHTLIQSFKPGEVTPEQANELGYQLARKVAEGHQVSIYTHTDKDHIHNHLVINSVNMDTGLKFQAHGQKAIQEVKDANDQICLEQGLTIPEEPANVRYTAAEKSLLEKGKSSWKDEIREAVDHAKARTRDFKDFSAFLNEKGIDVKLRGKTITYTHLNVNKKVRAKKLGSDYEKETIFNGFERYIEPTKTRHTPIERPRNNEPRSATTDSSIDRNSKLQRSDTATEKHGESQSGEKLTRDSTSNNYSSEQFQQQLEKLRNHTDQLQRDSSKAVSRIIEKPESDPKRPAGSKQERNREDSARNEPEQQPIKRDQPNHNRDYGPSL from the coding sequence ATGAAAAGAATGATGGCAACTATTAAATTAGCACGCAGTACAAGCTGTTCTCGCTGCATTAATTACGCTGAACCGCGTACAACCGTCAAAAGTGGCTTAAATTGCGATGTCAATTATGCTAAAACTCAAATGAAAGCTACCCGCATGATTTATGGAAAAGACGATAAAGTCCAAGCACATACCCTTATTCAGTCATTTAAGCCCGGAGAGGTCACTCCGGAACAAGCAAACGAATTAGGTTATCAACTAGCGCGAAAAGTCGCTGAAGGTCACCAGGTTTCCATTTACACGCATACCGATAAAGACCATATTCATAACCATTTAGTGATTAACAGCGTCAATATGGATACCGGTTTGAAATTTCAAGCCCATGGACAAAAAGCCATTCAAGAAGTTAAAGACGCGAATGATCAGATTTGTCTGGAACAGGGCTTAACTATTCCTGAAGAACCCGCTAATGTTCGGTATACCGCTGCTGAAAAATCATTGTTAGAAAAAGGAAAAAGCAGTTGGAAAGACGAAATCAGGGAGGCAGTCGACCATGCAAAGGCCCGTACACGCGATTTTAAGGACTTTTCAGCGTTTTTAAATGAAAAAGGCATAGATGTTAAATTGAGAGGAAAAACAATCACCTACACCCATTTAAACGTCAATAAAAAGGTGAGAGCGAAAAAATTAGGCAGTGATTATGAAAAGGAGACGATTTTTAATGGCTTTGAAAGATACATTGAACCAACCAAAACCAGACATACCCCAATCGAACGACCAAGAAACAATGAACCAAGATCTGCAACAACTGATTCAAGTATTGACCGAAATTCGAAATTACAGCGGAGCGACACTGCAACAGAAAAGCATGGAGAAAGCCAATCTGGAGAAAAACTTACAAGAGATTCAACAAGTAACAACTACAGTTCTGAACAGTTTCAACAGCAACTTGAAAAACTTAGAAACCACACAGACCAACTTCAACGAGACAGCTCAAAAGCAGTCAGCCGAATCATTGAAAAACCTGAAAGCGATCCTAAACGACCTGCTGGATCAAAACAAGAACGAAATCGCGAAGATTCAGCAAGAAATGAGCCAGAACAACAACCAATTAAGCGAGATCAACCAAACCATAACCGAGACTATGGACCAAGTCTTTGA
- a CDS encoding RepB family plasmid replication initiator protein encodes MLNNNEDSPYKVVNLLDLENQKAVEHNDLITSVAKMDKIPLKIFELAVSCLDTENIPKDNTVYLSKETLFSFFDVTSSSKHTRFKNALRTLHEQAIFEVQEATKKEGTFDYSIISPISRSSWNDYNDLVSIKFTEDIMPYLINLKSNFTQYLITDIMELNSKYSVILYKWFSMNYNQYEKYKENGQRREEQLTQLKNPYIDILELRRLTNTIDEYELFSNFDKKILKKPIGEINKNTHFTITYDKIKKGRSIIGINFNIEKKNKIHAPIDYKSNDNISQKFQKNKEENEDQLLGLAMQSPYTKILLEQLLINQYDLIDKKVMIGLQRMVFPRYEELVDLQGLNSVKEHISYVAAHKIPYSIKENTVKYLKIAIEKYLTNVKTNSIFRGE; translated from the coding sequence ATGCTTAATAATAATGAAGATTCTCCATATAAAGTGGTGAATTTACTTGATCTAGAGAATCAAAAAGCTGTTGAACATAATGATTTAATTACTAGCGTAGCTAAAATGGACAAAATACCTCTTAAAATTTTTGAGTTAGCTGTTTCTTGTTTAGATACAGAAAATATTCCTAAAGACAATACAGTTTATTTATCTAAAGAAACATTATTTTCTTTTTTTGATGTTACTAGTAGCAGTAAGCATACACGGTTTAAAAATGCTCTAAGAACGCTGCATGAACAAGCTATTTTTGAAGTGCAAGAAGCTACAAAGAAAGAAGGAACATTTGATTATTCAATTATTTCTCCTATTTCGAGGAGTAGCTGGAATGATTACAATGACTTAGTATCAATTAAGTTTACAGAAGATATTATGCCTTATTTGATTAACTTAAAGTCAAACTTCACGCAATATTTAATTACTGATATTATGGAATTGAATAGTAAATACAGTGTCATATTATATAAATGGTTTTCCATGAATTATAACCAATACGAAAAATATAAGGAAAATGGACAGCGTAGAGAAGAACAATTAACACAGCTTAAAAATCCATATATTGATATATTAGAACTACGTCGTTTAACAAATACGATAGATGAATATGAATTGTTTAGTAATTTTGATAAAAAAATATTGAAAAAGCCTATCGGAGAAATTAATAAGAACACACATTTTACAATTACTTACGATAAAATAAAAAAAGGTAGATCAATCATAGGAATAAATTTTAATATTGAAAAGAAAAATAAAATTCATGCTCCAATAGATTACAAATCAAACGATAATATATCTCAAAAATTTCAAAAGAATAAAGAAGAAAACGAAGATCAATTATTAGGACTAGCTATGCAGAGTCCTTACACTAAAATCTTATTAGAACAGCTATTAATTAACCAATATGACTTAATTGATAAAAAAGTCATGATCGGTTTACAACGAATGGTCTTTCCAAGGTATGAAGAATTGGTTGATTTGCAAGGTTTAAATTCAGTAAAAGAACATATTTCTTATGTAGCAGCACACAAAATTCCATATTCTATTAAAGAAAACACAGTAAAATATTTAAAAATTGCTATAGAAAAATATCTTACAAATGTAAAAACAAATAGTATTTTTAGAGGTGAATAA
- a CDS encoding DUF536 domain-containing protein: MANITIKTLADELGVSKQAIRKHIDKLPPTLSVTREGNIIYMNTAVASFIRSKVGRVGGNVTSNVGGNVTNRKNTVKSTIVDNNTPLSSEIEKIINEQLKIKDKQLSEKDKQIQTMQKLLDQQQQLSLQSNKQIEQLQLQLSNEIEIDLENSNRNKVVNEKDGKDSNEANEKKGFFNRIFKK, encoded by the coding sequence TTGGCTAATATAACTATCAAAACCCTAGCAGATGAATTAGGGGTATCGAAACAAGCAATTCGTAAACATATAGATAAGTTACCACCAACCTTATCGGTAACTAGAGAAGGAAATATTATATATATGAATACTGCTGTAGCAAGTTTTATAAGGAGTAAAGTAGGAAGAGTTGGTGGTAACGTTACTAGCAATGTTGGTGGTAATGTTACCAATAGGAAAAACACTGTAAAAAGTACAATAGTAGACAATAACACTCCTTTATCTTCTGAAATTGAAAAAATAATAAATGAACAATTAAAAATAAAAGACAAGCAACTTTCTGAGAAAGATAAACAAATACAAACGATGCAAAAATTACTTGATCAGCAACAACAATTATCTCTTCAGTCAAATAAACAAATCGAACAATTACAGCTCCAACTATCTAATGAAATAGAAATTGATTTAGAAAATTCAAATAGAAATAAAGTAGTTAATGAAAAAGATGGTAAAGATAGTAATGAAGCAAACGAAAAAAAAGGTTTTTTTAACAGAATCTTTAAAAAATAA